Genomic segment of Apium graveolens cultivar Ventura chromosome 7, ASM990537v1, whole genome shotgun sequence:
GGGGACGATCACTGCAGAAGGCTACATGGATATTTGAGAGATATAGAGTTCCAGCAACAGGCCCAGTTGTCGTCGAAAGATAACAAGCAAAGCTCTTCTTCAGTGTCTCATTGGGAAACGTGGAGAAACTTTGTTTGTACAATTGTTCAAATCCACCTCCGGTTATTGCTTTGGCCGTCAGATTCATTTTCCCCCAGGCCGAGTCAGATACAGATTTTCCTGTTTTCACTAATTTACACACGCCGGAATAAATAAAAATACCATAAAGTAACATACTATGCACTGTGTTGAAGTGCTGATAAATATAAACATGGAATCCTATTGTTTTAGTATGCCTAAATAATTATATAATCTATTCTTAATAGGAAGGTCATACTTGCAATTTTTTTAAGAGAAGAAGCTGCTTATTTTGAAGTTGAACAGGAAGTGATTCAAAATTGACAAAACCGCCCTTTGTAAAACTTATTTTTTTTTTCCAATTTGGCATAGTTTTGATCCTGTGCCAGAAAACTGTAGCAAGAAAAAAATGACTGTGAAAGAAAACTGATAAATGTCAGGTAAAAATAAACTGAAAATTCTAATTAGTAGCAGGTTGTAAAACAACAGTGTCCTCACTTCGTCCCATTTAGGCATTTACGTTGTCGCTGACCAAAAAAGATTACTTTTAGCAATAGCTATAAATCATGTAAAGAATTACTAAATACATATTTTTCTTTCCCCCTTAGTAAACAAACTCTTCAAAAGTTACTGTTTGACAAATCTTATAAGCCAACTTATTGGCTTATAAGTCCGCAACTGCTTATTAACGAGTGTTTATGaaccaacttataagttgaatttacaacttataaacTGATAAATTGAATGTTAATAATGAcatactttttctcaacttattttttatttttcgtttttttttcaattttagttttaaaatatatttttttaatgttaatctaagttaaaatataaaaaattaagataattacatttaaaaattatttattttagttcaattaaataaaatttttttGACTTATAacttaaattatccaaacacttatataactcataagcatttatcaacttatcacaTATCAGTCACTTATTCGATTTAAGtcataaattacttattttaagatttcccaaacgggcactaGGCACTATGTAAATAAATATATGCTAAACACACCTGATGAATGAATGTGCACAAATGTTTTGGgacaaaaaaaaaaaagaaatgtGACTAATGTATACAGCACGGAGCTAGtgtttaaattaatttaaattaggTAGAAGGGTATGAATCATAAATTTGTGATTAGTTAACAAGTGGTGGAGACTTGGTCTATGAGATCTAGAAAACAATGGTAGTAACTAATCAGTCAGTTTTGCTAAGAAATGCATCAAAAATTGAATGTAAATTTGGTTACAAGAGTATAAGATCCTCTGAAAAACCGTAAGATTTTAGATATGCGAGTTAATTAACATAGCATCACAGCGGAGCTCTTTAGGTAGGGGTCTCGGGTTTGAATCCTCCCACCCCGATATTGGGTCTAATTGTTTTGGTGGTTTATGTTGTCACTATGATTCCGACACCTTAAAATCTCATATGTAATAATTCTGAACAAAGTTGAAATAATACTCCATAGAAATAAGAAAGAAAAACATAAGCCATAAATGTGTATGcaaattagaaagaaaaagagagagagagagaataaagtAGGGGGGAGAGGGCATACAGTTAAGCCAGATATTATTAGCAGTTTTCTCAGCTTTGGAACTCCAAATGTTAAATTTCTGAACAACAGTGTCCATGGGATTGGCAGGTGGTTTAGGAACAGGGGAGTACTGAACGTAAGGCTGGTGGTGATACTGAGGCGGGTCATCTCCGGCACTCCATGTAGCCGCTTTCTGATTATTCGGATGGCTGGTTGGCACTGCTGGTGCTCCCATTACTTCTGTTCCGTATTTTTCTACTTCTGGGTTTGAATTTGAatgtgatgatgatgatgacgacGACGACGATGAAGATCCTCCCTCCCCTTTACTCTTATCATTATTCATTCTCATCACAAGCGAATCCGATTCTGCTTTTCTTTATATTTTGACTCTTCTGTACGTTTCTCTATTCGATCTCCCTCCAATTATCTCATCAAAATATACAAATACATACAGTTGTCCGATTTCGTGGACAAATGTGACTTGAGATTCTAGATTCCCCCATCAAACGTGTACTCGCTTCCTTAGCCGCGTTATTTTCATGTTTCCTTTTACCTAGCCTTTTTTTAACGCTTCCCATTGTTCtaaaatgcaaaaaaaaaaaaaattaattattcaagGAGTTTCCCggaaatattaaaattttatattaaattattgTGACTAATTTAATCAATCAGATCACCTTCAATGTGGGCGTATATTATTGTTagataactagctaacatccctataTCTTGACAAATagccagcttttacattcagaaatcttccattctttgatattctgctcttgcctgctgtcttcaactcttctgatcttctaatatactcatcaatgtcatgctcatactttctcctcttttcagctagcaaagctctatgctcatctctcatctcctctctgttaaccacaaacactACCAATACTGTTCTCCAAGCCTTAGtggctgaatctttaccattcatcaagcttagcacccttttcagttcaacaattgagagagaatccattagtctatttccaagctgttcaaaagacccatcactgtagtagattctaacttctttgatgttaacaacccaaactctgaccattctttcagctagctgttggaagtagtcttcatctgaatcaacaaCATTTAGAGGTTGGAAATCATCTTGATCATATCGTTCTagatggccttttcaccaaatccatgatcattgagaaattcagctatcagttgtcttcttctttgtcttctttgtcttctgattcttctcttgaccttggcttcttttggacctattccaactgttttgaagtgtgttttatggggtggcttgaatgaaggtacagttttgagtcttttctgagaagtatggctgtgagtgatttgagttttgaggagagagtttgtagtgagcttgtagaaatatttagacttagaggtttgaggttgagcagtttttgatgaggttgaatgtgaaggtttaacaattggtatttggatatttagggtttggaggggttgtgaggtatcattcttttgtctttgtctccttccacccctcctttgagtctcagatccacttttcttctccttctctttctcactatcactttttccaccaattgccttgctagattgacttgagtttgagccagaagggttttgaccatctttcttctgctcatcatcacccaagtcatctttgttgatttgagttttaggcaaattggcttcagggttatcaatgtatctcctcagaatcttgatcatagcttcatcttcactagtcttcaatttcttacttttcagcccagactcaagcaccattatcagtcttctgttggccatgacacagtttttaggtacttggaaatgtttcagtttcttggttgtagagcagatatagtgcacccttttgcttggatatagataggcttctgggaatgcagcttcttgagccttcttcaactctgctagtagcattttctcttcattggtgattatccggaccttgttaatcaaaatatccacctcagatgctcttctagaaattagataaatgatattgacttgcatacatctgtctacaccagaatcattaagattgatcactatcattttctccaaaaactggtccttgactgggatctgcagcaccctgatgtaattgatagtcttttccaaggtctttttgtaagtgaagaagttgttgttgagaaagttccttagtccagtgagcaaattgtcaaattcttgtgtcattc
This window contains:
- the LOC141671993 gene encoding GEM-like protein 5; protein product: MRMNNDKSKGEGGSSSSSSSSSSSHSNSNPEVEKYGTEVMGAPAVPTSHPNNQKAATWSAGDDPPQYHHQPYVQYSPVPKPPANPMDTVVQKFNIWSSKAEKTANNIWLNLKTGKSVSDSAWGKMNLTAKAITGGGFEQLYKQSFSTFPNETLKKSFACYLSTTTGPVAGTLYLSNIHVAFCSDRPLSFTAPSGQTTWSYYKVLIPLGKVATVNPVMMSDAEKYIQIMTVDGQDFWFMGFVNYEKASHHLLESVSSVAAVGIPVQH